The DNA window AGGTATCAAAAGCACTGGCATGGCCTGCAAACCCAAAAACACCGCGATAGAGCGGATGATAAGCATTGACCCAGGACTTACCCGCTGGCGTTGTAATCATGGGAATATGATTGTGTTCAGCAAGTGAAACAATGATATCTATCGCGTGGCGGCTACCCGCGCCCAGAAAGAAAACAGGGTTACGCGCGGCCTTGATTGCTGACAACAGCGCATCGTATGAACTCTCGTCAATCGCCTTAGGCTGGCGGAAGAGGTGCGCCAGTTGGTAGGCAGTGATATCCGTTTCCAGCGGCGTATTCATGATATCCATTGGAATACTCAAATGCACCGGGCCGCGCGGCCGTCGAAACGCATGCAGCAGCGCCATATTGAGCTTGCCTTCAACCTGCTCTGGGTGTGACACCAGACTGTTATAGCGCGTGCAGTGCTCGAACATGCCAACGATATCGACGGCATCACTGGAAGACTCCTGCAAACCCAGCTTGCCGAAGTTCGGCAACGCCGTTTGTGGCGTGATCACCAGCATTGGTATGCGGTCAGCATAAGCTGATGCCACGCCGGTGATGAGATTGGTCGCGCCTGGCCCGGTGGTGGCGCAACACACACCGATCTTGCCGGTTTCACGGGCATAACCATCGGCCATGAAGGCAGCCCCGCTTTCATGGCGGGCGATGACTGCCTGAATGGAACGTGAGGTTCGCCGCTGGCGTAACGGAATCATCGAATTCTTTTTCTTTTGGTGTGCACTATCCTCCAGCGGCGAGCGCATTTGCCTGGCGATGGCGTTATACAGCGGCTCAATCGCGCCGCCCGGCACGCCAAAGATATAGCCTGCGTCTATTTCGATGAGATAGCTTAAAATCAGATCCGCATAGGTGTACTGGCCAATGCTGCCCGACGATTCGACACTGATCGCGCTTTTGGTCATAACATCCCTATCAATTATCATGCAATC is part of the Gammaproteobacteria bacterium genome and encodes:
- a CDS encoding thiamine pyrophosphate-binding protein encodes the protein MTKSAISVESSGSIGQYTYADLILSYLIEIDAGYIFGVPGGAIEPLYNAIARQMRSPLEDSAHQKKKNSMIPLRQRRTSRSIQAVIARHESGAAFMADGYARETGKIGVCCATTGPGATNLITGVASAYADRIPMLVITPQTALPNFGKLGLQESSSDAVDIVGMFEHCTRYNSLVSHPEQVEGKLNMALLHAFRRPRGPVHLSIPMDIMNTPLETDITAYQLAHLFRQPKAIDESSYDALLSAIKAARNPVFFLGAGSRHAIDIIVSLAEHNHIPMITTPAGKSWVNAYHPLYRGVFGFAGHASAFDTLMDNDVDLVIAVGTSLSELSTASWDRRLLNHKLVHITGTLEDFSRSPMACLHVLSDVRALFANLQKDLLITSPKRMRHIEVGDNSNNQKNYMPETVELRDPAQCDSDAVPLKPQRVMRELAQRLPKNTRYIIDAGNAWAWATHYLLLRSTGMQRIGFGFGAMGWAIGAAVGTALGCPGEPVVCITGDGSWLMSGQELTTAIQERLPVIFIVLNDQALGMVKHGQRLGGAEPIGYELPPVDFAAMARAMGAVGYTVKTPEDFAQLDLNARYQTTVPCVLDIYIDPEEVPPMGVRVKTLRRNNSLA